One Streptomyces sp. CG4 genomic window, GCGGCGAACCGCCGCGGTGAATGTCTAGGAGGGGTTGGAAAGTGAAGAACCTGAAGAAGGTCGCGGCCGTGGCGATGGTGGCCGGTGGCCTGGTGGCCGCCGGAGCGGGGATGGCCTCCGCCACGGAGGGCGCCCACGCCTGCGGCAGCGCCCAGAGCTCCCCGGGCGTTGTCTCGGGCAACCTCGTCCAGGCCCCGGTGCACGTCCCGCTGAACGTGGTCGGCAACACCGCGAGCGTGATCGGCGTGCTGAACCCCGCCATCGGCAACGTTGGCGTCAACAGCTGAGAACCACTGAGGTCCACTTCTCGGCGCCGGCCGGGCGAAGAACAGCCCGTCCGGCGCTTGAGTACGGGGTCGTTCAGCGGACTCCTCGCTCCCGCTCCTCCACAATCGAGTTGTAGGCCGCGACCTGCGCCCGCCGGGCCGTCCGCTCCACCGGCCGCAGCGCCTCGGACCTGGCGGCCATCTCCGCGGACGTGACCGCCGCCCCGTGCCCGTTGTCGTACGCCAGCGACACCAGCAGGGCGACCCGCCGCGCCAGCTCCAACACCCGCACCGCACGCGGCGGATAACCCGGCGCCAGCACCTCGCGCCCGCGCTCGGCCCGCGCCCGGTACGCGTCGATCGCCGCCTCCGCCACCGGCCCCGACCCGGCGACGTCCAGCTTCGACAGCACCTGGGTCGCCTCGCGCAGCGCCTCCGCCAGCTCCCGCTCGGCTTCGCCCAGTGACGGCACATCGGCGGGCGGAGCCTCCCGCACCGGCAGCACGTGCCAGACCACCTCGGCATGTACATCACCGGCGGGACCGGCCTCGTACACCTCGGGCACCAGGCCGAACGCGGCCCCGAAGCAGACCACCGCCTCCTCGGCGTCCAGAGCCCGCGCATTGAACTCCGGCGGCCCGCTCAGGCCCAGCGGATGCCCCGGTGCGGGCAGCGCCACCCGCAGGCCGGTCACCCCCAGCGTCCGCAGCCGCCCCAGCGCGAGCGTGAGCCCGACCGGTGCGGACTCCCCGGGCAGCCCCTCCACCCGGTGCACCGTGTCCTCGGCCACAATGGCGAGCACGGCGTCATCCGGTGAGACAAGTCCGGCCAAAAGGGCATTTCCCCAAGCGGCAAGGCGTCCTGAACGCGGTTCCGAGAGCATGCCTCCACCCTAAGGACCGGACCGAAGGAATGGAGCGGCGTACTCGTGGCGTAGATTTCATGAGGGGGCTGCGTCCACCGGCGCGGCGGACCACCCACTGGCGTACGCGACGGCCGACACCGGCACACTGCAAGGGGAGACAACGCGCTCATGAGCGATGTTCTGGAGCTTCAGGACGTATCCGTGGTCCGCGAGGGCCGGGCTCTCGTGGACCAGGTCTCCTGGTCGGTGAAGGAGGGCGAGCGCTGGGTCATCCTCGGCCCCAACGGCGCCGGCAAGACCACCCTCCTGAACGTCGCCTCCAGCTACCTCTTCCCCAGCAAGGGCACCGCCACCATCCTCGGCGACACCCTCGGCAAGATCGACGTCTTCGATCTGCGCCCGCGCATCGGCATGGCCGGCGTCGCCATGACCGAGAAGCTCCCCAAGAGCCAGACCGTCCTCCAGACCGTCCTCACCGCCGCCTACGGCATGACCGCCGGCTGGCACGAGGAGTACGACGAGGTCGACGAGCAGCGCGCCCGCGCCTTCCTCGACCGCCTCGGCATGAGCGACTACCTCGACCGGAAGTTCGGCACCCTCTCCGAGGGCGAGCGCAAGCGCACCCTGATCGCCCGCGCCCTGATGACCGACCCCGAGCTGCTCCTGCTCGACGAGCCCGCCGCCGGCCTCGACCTCGGCGGCCGCGAGGACCTGGTCCGCCGCCTCGGCCGGCTCGCCCGCGACCCCATCGCCCCCTCGATGATCATGGTCACGCACCACGTCGAGGAGATCGCCCCGGGCTTCACCCACGTCCTCATGATCCGCCAGGGCAAGGTCCTCGCCGCCGGTCCGATCGAGCTCGAACTGAGCTCCCGCAACCTCTCCCGCTGCTTCGGCCTCCCGCTCGTCGTCGAACAGGTCGGCGACCGCTGGACCGCCCAGGGACTGCCCCTGTCCTGACCCCCCTCGGCGCTTCGCCTCGCGCCCTGTCCGCCGCCCGACCGCGGCCCTACCATGACCGTGTGAACGACATCGACGCATGGGTGTGGTGGCTCGTCGGCGCGGCGGCGCTCGGAATCCCCCTCGTGGTCACCGCGATGCCGGAATTCGGCATGCTCGCGGTGGGAGCCGTCGCGGCCGCCGTCGTGGCCGGACTCGGCTTCGACGCCGTGCTCCAGGTCCTCACGTTCGTCGTCGTCTCCGTCGCGCTCATCGCCGTGGTCCGCCCCATCGCGGCCCGGCACAGCAGACAACGCCCCCAACTCGCCACCGGTGTCGACGCCTTGAAGGGCAAACAGGCCGTCGTCCTCGAACGCGTCGACGGCGGTGGCGGCCGTATCAAGCTCGCCGGAGAGATCTGGTCGGCCCGCGCCCTCGACACCGGCCGCGCCTACGAGGTGGGCCAGGAGGTGGACGTCGTGGACATCGAAGGGGCCACCGCCATCGTCATCTGAGGCATCCGGCCCACGAGTTGGACGAAGTCTGTCAGACTCGACCAGCAAGATCTTCTACAGGTACGGGATCTGCCGAGGCGGAGAGGGGTACAGGGAGCACGATGGAACCGGTCATCATCGTCCTGGTCATTCTGGTGGTGTTGGTCTTCATCGCCCTGATCAAGACCATCCAGGTCATCCCACAGGCCAGCGCAGCCATCGTCGAGCGCTTCGGCCGCTACACACGCACCCTGAACGCGGGCCTGAACATCGTGGTCCCGTTCATCGACACCATCCGCAACCGCATCGACCTGCGCGAACAGGTCGTACCGTTCCCGCCCCAGCCGGTGATCACCCAGGACAACCTGGTCGTCAACATCGACACGGTCATCTACTACCAGGTGACGGACGCCCGCGCGGCCACCTACGAAGTCGCCAGCTACATCCAGGCGATCGAGCAGCTGACGGTCACCACGCTCCGCAACATCATCGGCGGCATGGACCTCGAACGCACCCTGACCTCCCGCGAGGAGATCAACGCAGCTCTGCGCGGCGTCCTCGACGAGGCGACCGGCAAGTGGGGCATCCGCGTCAACCGCGTCGAGCTGAAGGCCATCGAGCCGCCGACCTCCATCCAGGACTCGATGGAGAAGCAGATGCGCGCCGACCGTGACAAGCG contains:
- a CDS encoding chaplin, whose amino-acid sequence is MKNLKKVAAVAMVAGGLVAAGAGMASATEGAHACGSAQSSPGVVSGNLVQAPVHVPLNVVGNTASVIGVLNPAIGNVGVNS
- a CDS encoding ABC transporter ATP-binding protein, with product MSDVLELQDVSVVREGRALVDQVSWSVKEGERWVILGPNGAGKTTLLNVASSYLFPSKGTATILGDTLGKIDVFDLRPRIGMAGVAMTEKLPKSQTVLQTVLTAAYGMTAGWHEEYDEVDEQRARAFLDRLGMSDYLDRKFGTLSEGERKRTLIARALMTDPELLLLDEPAAGLDLGGREDLVRRLGRLARDPIAPSMIMVTHHVEEIAPGFTHVLMIRQGKVLAAGPIELELSSRNLSRCFGLPLVVEQVGDRWTAQGLPLS
- a CDS encoding NfeD family protein, translating into MNDIDAWVWWLVGAAALGIPLVVTAMPEFGMLAVGAVAAAVVAGLGFDAVLQVLTFVVVSVALIAVVRPIAARHSRQRPQLATGVDALKGKQAVVLERVDGGGGRIKLAGEIWSARALDTGRAYEVGQEVDVVDIEGATAIVI
- a CDS encoding SPFH domain-containing protein, translated to MEPVIIVLVILVVLVFIALIKTIQVIPQASAAIVERFGRYTRTLNAGLNIVVPFIDTIRNRIDLREQVVPFPPQPVITQDNLVVNIDTVIYYQVTDARAATYEVASYIQAIEQLTVTTLRNIIGGMDLERTLTSREEINAALRGVLDEATGKWGIRVNRVELKAIEPPTSIQDSMEKQMRADRDKRAAILTAEGTRQAAILTAEGEKQSQILRAEGEAKAAALRAEGEAQAVRTVFEAIHAGDPDQKLLSYQYLQMLPKIAEGDANKLWIVPSEIGDALKGLSGAMGNFGSLGGGSGNNGKSVPPQNNGPDRWEKPNID